The proteins below come from a single Mesobacillus jeotgali genomic window:
- a CDS encoding HU family DNA-binding protein, giving the protein MNKTELINAVAEASELSKKDATKAVDAVFDSILNALKDGDKVQLIGFGNFEVRERAARKGRNPQTGDEIEISASKVPAFKPGKALKDAVK; this is encoded by the coding sequence ATGAACAAAACAGAACTTATCAATGCAGTTGCGGAAGCTAGCGAGCTTTCAAAGAAAGATGCAACAAAAGCAGTTGACGCTGTTTTTGATTCAATCTTAAATGCATTAAAAGATGGGGACAAAGTACAATTAATCGGTTTTGGTAACTTCGAAGTTCGTGAGCGCGCTGCCCGTAAAGGTCGCAACCCACAAACTGGTGATGAAATCGAAATCTCTGCAAGCAAGGTGCCTGCTTTCAAACCAGGTAAAGCACTTAAGGATGCAGTGAAATAA
- the spoIVA gene encoding stage IV sporulation protein A, with amino-acid sequence MEKVDIFKDIAERTGGDIYLGVVGAVRTGKSTFIKKFMELVVLPNINNEADRARALDELPQSAAGKTIMTTEPKFVPNQAASVHVDDGLDVNIRLVDCVGYTVPGAKGYEDENGPRMINTPWYEEPIPFHEAAEIGTRKVIQEHSTLGVVITTDGTIGEIPRQDYIEAEERVIEELKEVGKPFIMVVNSAQPYHPNTETLRAQLADKYDIPVLAMSVESMRESDVLSVMREALYEFPVLEVNVNLPSWVMVLRENHWLRESYQEAVKETVKDIKRLRDVDRVVHQFSDFEYIDRAGLAGIEMGQGVAEIDLYAPDDLYDEILKEIVGVEIRGKDHLLELMQEFAYAKTEFDQISDALKMVKQTGYGIASPSLTDMSLEEPEIIRQGSRFGVRLRAVAPSIHMIKVDVESEFSPIIGTEKQSEELVRYLMQDFEDDPLSIWNSDIFGRSLSSIVREGISAKLSLMPENARYKLKETLERIINEGSGGLIAIIL; translated from the coding sequence TTGGAAAAGGTAGATATTTTTAAGGATATTGCCGAGAGGACTGGCGGCGATATTTACCTGGGGGTTGTAGGTGCGGTCCGCACCGGAAAATCCACTTTTATTAAGAAATTTATGGAGCTGGTGGTTTTACCTAATATCAATAATGAGGCTGATAGAGCCAGAGCGCTTGATGAGCTGCCACAAAGTGCAGCAGGTAAAACGATTATGACTACTGAACCAAAATTCGTGCCTAACCAGGCAGCATCTGTTCATGTGGATGATGGCCTGGATGTGAATATCAGGCTCGTTGATTGTGTGGGTTATACAGTTCCAGGAGCGAAGGGCTATGAAGATGAGAATGGACCGAGGATGATCAATACGCCTTGGTATGAAGAGCCAATCCCTTTCCATGAAGCAGCTGAAATTGGAACAAGGAAGGTTATTCAGGAACATTCTACTCTTGGCGTCGTCATCACGACGGATGGGACAATTGGGGAAATCCCGAGACAGGATTACATTGAAGCAGAAGAAAGAGTGATTGAAGAGCTCAAGGAAGTCGGAAAGCCGTTTATCATGGTGGTGAACAGTGCACAGCCTTACCATCCAAATACAGAAACATTGCGGGCTCAGTTAGCGGATAAATACGATATCCCTGTACTGGCAATGAGTGTCGAAAGCATGCGTGAATCCGATGTTCTCAGTGTAATGCGGGAAGCTCTGTATGAGTTCCCTGTACTTGAAGTGAATGTCAACCTGCCTAGCTGGGTAATGGTGCTTCGAGAAAATCACTGGCTCCGTGAAAGCTACCAGGAAGCAGTCAAAGAGACTGTGAAGGATATCAAGAGGCTGCGTGATGTAGACAGGGTCGTCCATCAATTCAGCGATTTTGAGTACATTGACAGAGCTGGACTGGCGGGTATCGAAATGGGCCAGGGTGTTGCTGAAATCGACCTGTATGCCCCGGATGATCTTTACGATGAGATTCTGAAAGAAATCGTAGGCGTAGAGATACGCGGGAAGGATCATCTGCTTGAGCTGATGCAGGAGTTCGCCTATGCAAAAACCGAGTTTGACCAGATTTCTGATGCGCTTAAAATGGTTAAGCAGACAGGATATGGAATTGCTTCACCATCCTTGACTGACATGAGCCTGGAAGAACCAGAAATTATCCGCCAGGGATCGCGTTTCGGTGTTCGCCTAAGAGCAGTAGCGCCTTCAATCCATATGATTAAAGTGGATGTCGAATCTGAGTTCTCGCCAATCATTGGCACAGAGAAACAAAGTGAAGAACTTGTCCGCTATCTGATGCAGGATTTTGAAGATGATCCGCTGTCAATCTGGAATTCTGATATTTTTGGCAGGAGCTTGAGCTCAATCGTCAGAGAAGGAATTTCGGCAAAATTGAGCTTGATGCCTGAAAATGCACGATATAAATTAAAAGAAACGCTGGAAAGAATCATCAACGAAGGTTCCGGTGGATTAATAGCAATCATATTATAA
- a CDS encoding DUF2768 domain-containing protein, with product MSPALLKMYISFVGMGSMILSLFAIYLSRYKLKGFFKIATAIIAYILMIIAGLIIFFVVFSGPTSE from the coding sequence TTGTCACCCGCATTATTGAAGATGTATATTTCTTTTGTTGGTATGGGAAGTATGATACTGTCTTTGTTTGCCATTTATTTAAGCCGCTACAAGTTAAAAGGCTTTTTCAAAATAGCCACGGCAATCATTGCCTACATATTGATGATCATCGCAGGGCTGATAATTTTCTTTGTCGTTTTCAGCGGCCCTACGAGCGAATAA
- a CDS encoding NAD(P)H-dependent glycerol-3-phosphate dehydrogenase, protein MERKSEKVAVLGAGSWGTALAMVLADNGHEVRLWGHNPLQIDEINLHHTNKKYLPEITLPATIFGHSSLQESLDGISTVVLAVPTKAIREVIRKMIEVTSEPLVIVHVSKGIEPDSLLRISEMIEEEMPADLLESVVVLSGPSHAEEVSLRHPTTVTVSSKNMEAAEKIQDLFINNNFRVYTNPDLIGVEIGGALKNIIALAAGISDGLGYGDNAKAALITRGLAEIARLGVKMGASPLTFSGLTGIGDLIVTCTSVHSRNWRAGNLLGKGQNLEEVLENLGMVVEGVRTTKAAYQLAGKYGVNMPITNALYSILFNGVNPKDAVDGLMSREKTHEMEDLADILGGKI, encoded by the coding sequence GAACGGCTTTGGCTATGGTCCTTGCCGACAATGGGCATGAGGTTCGCCTTTGGGGTCACAATCCATTGCAAATTGATGAAATCAATCTCCACCATACCAACAAGAAATATCTTCCTGAAATTACTCTGCCAGCAACCATCTTTGGGCATTCTTCACTTCAAGAGTCATTGGACGGCATCAGTACAGTGGTTTTGGCGGTTCCTACAAAAGCGATCCGTGAAGTAATCAGGAAGATGATTGAGGTTACCTCTGAACCTTTGGTCATTGTCCACGTCAGCAAAGGGATTGAACCTGATTCCTTGCTTCGTATTTCCGAAATGATCGAAGAAGAAATGCCAGCGGACTTGTTGGAAAGTGTTGTAGTCTTATCCGGTCCAAGCCATGCAGAAGAGGTAAGCCTGCGCCACCCTACAACGGTAACTGTATCTTCGAAAAATATGGAAGCAGCCGAGAAAATCCAGGACCTGTTCATCAATAATAATTTCCGGGTTTACACGAATCCGGATTTGATCGGTGTGGAAATTGGCGGAGCCCTAAAAAATATTATTGCTCTGGCTGCCGGAATTTCAGATGGATTAGGTTATGGAGATAACGCTAAGGCAGCCTTAATTACCAGGGGTCTTGCAGAGATCGCCAGGCTTGGTGTCAAAATGGGGGCAAGCCCATTGACCTTTTCAGGATTGACAGGGATCGGCGACTTGATTGTTACTTGTACGAGCGTCCATTCAAGGAACTGGCGGGCGGGTAATCTGCTTGGTAAAGGCCAGAACCTTGAGGAAGTCCTTGAGAACTTGGGAATGGTCGTAGAAGGAGTCCGGACGACCAAGGCTGCCTACCAGCTCGCAGGAAAGTACGGAGTCAATATGCCTATAACGAATGCGCTATATAGTATCCTTTTCAATGGAGTCAATCCGAAGGACGCTGTTGATGGGTTGATGTCCCGGGAGAAAACACACGAAATGGAAGACCTGGCTGACATTCTTGGCGGGAAAATCTGA